Proteins encoded together in one Lathyrus oleraceus cultivar Zhongwan6 chromosome 5, CAAS_Psat_ZW6_1.0, whole genome shotgun sequence window:
- the LOC127078959 gene encoding protein PSK SIMULATOR 1 isoform X3 has translation MGFLKKKKSPAGVNADEVYYDGIPRYVEVDRVFANSDSSLKPFTINNPADITAPPYFPEITETNPAGVTADEVLSDGIPRYADKLSAKQPTVVSEVSSRLGRARPGKVLGFLDSIGSSMTNLSASSKFVSRAAVNGTRISILAFEVANTIIKGYRLMQSLSTQNIRHLKEEVLLSEAVHDLVSKEKDELLRIVAADKWHELKVFSEEVSRFGNRSKDPQWRNLDCYFEKISKESSAQRLSRDEAESIMQELMTSAQFTVVIEKLKDIVHFLHLEIRNNFGSAVCSERCILHARVHVDQKPIIGHIGNRQRLGAAGLALHYANIVLQIDTLVARSLSMLANTRDSLYQNLPPNIKSALRSKLPSYHVIEELTVAEIKYEMKKTLHWLVPIATNTSKAHHCFGWLGEWENTVSEVDTKVFQGSVMRIETFHYAYKDKVEHYILELLLWLHRMAIKSKIGSRGVYGS, from the exons ATGGGATTCCTTAAGAAAAAGAAAAGTCCTGCCGGAGTCAATGCCGACGAAGTTTACTACGACGGAATCCCACGCTACGTCGAGGTTGACCGCGTCTTTGCCAACTCCGATAGCTCTCTTAAACCTTTTACTATCAACAACCCCGCTGATATCACTGCGCCGCCTTACTTTCCCGAAATCACGGAGACAAATCCGGCCGGAGTCACCGCTGATGAAGTTTTATCCGACGGAATCCCACGCTATGCCGACAAGCTTAGCGCAAAGCAACCTACCGTT GTATCGGAGGTGAGTTCACGTTTGGGAAGAGCTAGACCAGGGAAAGTATTGGGTTTTTTGGATAGTATTGGAAGCAGCATGACAAATTTAAGCGCTAGCAGTAAGTTTGTTTCGAGGGCTGCAGTTAATGGGACTAGAATTTCCATCTTAGCATTTGAGGTTGCAAACACTATTATCAAAGGTTATCGACTTATGCAATCTCTTTCCACACAAAATATAAGGCATCTAAAAGAAGAGGTGCTTCTTTCAGAGGCTGTCCATGATTTAGTGTCAAAGGAAAAAGATGAGCTTCTTAGGATTGTTGCCGCAGACAAGTG GCATGAGTTGAAAGTTTTTTCTGAAGAGGTGAGCCGTTTTGGAAATCGTTCAAAGGATCCTCAGTGGCGCAACTTAGACTGTTACTTTGAGAA GATTAGCAAAGAATCAAGTGCTCAAAGACTATCAAGAGACGAAGCAGAATCAATAATGCAAGAACTGATGACTTCGGCCCAATTTACAGTT GTTATTGAGAAGCTTAAAGATATTGTCCATTTTTTACATTTAGAGATACGAAATAACTTTGGGAGTGCAG TTTGTAGTGAAAGATGTATTTTGCATGCACGGGTACATGTAGACCAAAAACCAATAATTGGACACATTGGCAATCGCCAAAGATTGGGCGCCGCTGGTCTTGCGTTGCATTATGCAAATATAGTGCTTCAAATTGATACCCTT GTAGCGAGGTCTCTTTCTATGCTAGCAAATACAAGGGATTCATTGTATCAAAACTTGCCCCCAAATATTAAATCAGCTTTGCGTTCCAAATTACCATCCTATCATGTCATAGAAGAG CTAACTGTAGCAGAAATCAAATATGAGATGAAGAAAACATTACATTGGTTGGTTCCAATTGCCACAAACACATCCAA AGCACATCATTGTTTTGGTTGGTTAGGGGAGTGGGAAAACACAGT CTCTGAGGTGGATACGAAAGTTTTTCAGGGCAGCGTAATGCGGATTGAGACATTCCACTATGCCTATAAAGACAAAGTAGAACATTATATTCTTGAACTTCTCTTATGGCTTCACCGCATGGCCATCAAAAGCAAGATTGGTAGTAGGGGTGTGTATGGTTCATAA
- the LOC127078959 gene encoding protein PSK SIMULATOR 1 isoform X1, with product MGFLKKKKSPAGVNADEVYYDGIPRYVEVDRVFANSDSSLKPFTINNPADITAPPYFPEITETNPAGVTADEVLSDGIPRYADKLSAKQPTVVSEVSSRLGRARPGKVLGFLDSIGSSMTNLSASSKFVSRAAVNGTRISILAFEVANTIIKGYRLMQSLSTQNIRHLKEEVLLSEAVHDLVSKEKDELLRIVAADKWHELKVFSEEVSRFGNRSKDPQWRNLDCYFEKISKESSAQRLSRDEAESIMQELMTSAQFTVELYHKLNAMTRFEQDFWHKGEKEDQRGDNNLAFLEATIKSQRKQIKNIKKKSFWCRNMEEVIEKLKDIVHFLHLEIRNNFGSAVCSERCILHARVHVDQKPIIGHIGNRQRLGAAGLALHYANIVLQIDTLVARSLSMLANTRDSLYQNLPPNIKSALRSKLPSYHVIEELTVAEIKYEMKKTLHWLVPIATNTSKAHHCFGWLGEWENTVSEVDTKVFQGSVMRIETFHYAYKDKVEHYILELLLWLHRMAIKSKIGSRGVYGS from the exons ATGGGATTCCTTAAGAAAAAGAAAAGTCCTGCCGGAGTCAATGCCGACGAAGTTTACTACGACGGAATCCCACGCTACGTCGAGGTTGACCGCGTCTTTGCCAACTCCGATAGCTCTCTTAAACCTTTTACTATCAACAACCCCGCTGATATCACTGCGCCGCCTTACTTTCCCGAAATCACGGAGACAAATCCGGCCGGAGTCACCGCTGATGAAGTTTTATCCGACGGAATCCCACGCTATGCCGACAAGCTTAGCGCAAAGCAACCTACCGTT GTATCGGAGGTGAGTTCACGTTTGGGAAGAGCTAGACCAGGGAAAGTATTGGGTTTTTTGGATAGTATTGGAAGCAGCATGACAAATTTAAGCGCTAGCAGTAAGTTTGTTTCGAGGGCTGCAGTTAATGGGACTAGAATTTCCATCTTAGCATTTGAGGTTGCAAACACTATTATCAAAGGTTATCGACTTATGCAATCTCTTTCCACACAAAATATAAGGCATCTAAAAGAAGAGGTGCTTCTTTCAGAGGCTGTCCATGATTTAGTGTCAAAGGAAAAAGATGAGCTTCTTAGGATTGTTGCCGCAGACAAGTG GCATGAGTTGAAAGTTTTTTCTGAAGAGGTGAGCCGTTTTGGAAATCGTTCAAAGGATCCTCAGTGGCGCAACTTAGACTGTTACTTTGAGAA GATTAGCAAAGAATCAAGTGCTCAAAGACTATCAAGAGACGAAGCAGAATCAATAATGCAAGAACTGATGACTTCGGCCCAATTTACAGTT GAGTTGTACCATAAACTTAACGCGATGACTAGATTTGAACAAGATTTTTGGCATAAGGGTGAAAAGGAGGATCAAAGAG GCGATAATAACCTTGCATTCTTGGAAGCAACAATTAAAAGTCAAAGGAAGCaaattaaaaatataaagaaaaaatcATTCTGGTGTAGAAATATGGAGGAG GTTATTGAGAAGCTTAAAGATATTGTCCATTTTTTACATTTAGAGATACGAAATAACTTTGGGAGTGCAG TTTGTAGTGAAAGATGTATTTTGCATGCACGGGTACATGTAGACCAAAAACCAATAATTGGACACATTGGCAATCGCCAAAGATTGGGCGCCGCTGGTCTTGCGTTGCATTATGCAAATATAGTGCTTCAAATTGATACCCTT GTAGCGAGGTCTCTTTCTATGCTAGCAAATACAAGGGATTCATTGTATCAAAACTTGCCCCCAAATATTAAATCAGCTTTGCGTTCCAAATTACCATCCTATCATGTCATAGAAGAG CTAACTGTAGCAGAAATCAAATATGAGATGAAGAAAACATTACATTGGTTGGTTCCAATTGCCACAAACACATCCAA AGCACATCATTGTTTTGGTTGGTTAGGGGAGTGGGAAAACACAGT CTCTGAGGTGGATACGAAAGTTTTTCAGGGCAGCGTAATGCGGATTGAGACATTCCACTATGCCTATAAAGACAAAGTAGAACATTATATTCTTGAACTTCTCTTATGGCTTCACCGCATGGCCATCAAAAGCAAGATTGGTAGTAGGGGTGTGTATGGTTCATAA
- the LOC127078958 gene encoding protein PSK SIMULATOR 1 isoform X1 has protein sequence METASNSKIQLLVWFSQLMGGLCSRSAEVDRVFANSDADSDASHKPNTNNNNNPADFTTPPPVREIMERNPAGVTADDVFYDGIPRYAAKVSEVSSRLGRAGLGKAVEVLDNLGSSMANLNAGSGFVSGAALKGSEIAILAFEVANTIVKGYQLLHSLSTKSIRHLNKEVLLSEAVHDLVSKDTDELLRIVAADKRQELKVFSDEVIRFGNRSKDPQWHNLDRYFEKISKESNAQRLSRDEAESIMKQLMNSVQFTAELYHELHALVRFEQDIEHKGEEEDQRGDNLAFLRAEIKSQKKQIKHLKKKSLWCRSLEEVIEKLVDIVHFLHLEISNNFGSADGQKSIIGNIGNRQRLGPAGLALHYANIVLQIDTLVARYIAMPANTRDTLYQNLPPNVKSALRSKLSSIHVVEELTAANIKDEMEKTLHWLVPIATNTSKAHHGFGWVGEWANTGSEVDKKVFQGGAMRIETFHYADKDKVEHYILELLLWLHRLAVKVKSVSDAGKARPAMKSSVGATMEKTNKHSTNALLLPILTMDEQNLLQDVSKKTKMKGISKSLDFDSLKPTMSEKCRLTKSSSLSSSKSKELSFNRVLSKLPVIDFDIDKERVLNVIDRLDVVR, from the exons ATGGAAACTGCTTCGAATTCAAAGATTCAATTATTGGTTTGGTTTTCTCAACTCATGGGAGGTCTTTGTTCTAGGTCCGCCGAAGTTGACCGCGTCTTCGCCAACTCCGATGCCGATTCCGATGCCTCTCATAAACCTAAtactaacaacaacaacaaccccGCTGATTTCACAACTCCGCCTCCAGTACGTGAAATCATGGAGAGAAATCCCGCCGGTGTCACCGCTGATGACGTTTTCTACGACGGAATCCCACGCTACGCCGCTAAA GTCTCGGAGGTGAGTTCACGTTTGGGAAGAGCTGGATTGGGGAAGGCGGTGGAGGTTTTGGACAATCTTGGGAGCAGCATGGCAAATTTAAATGCTGGGAGTGGGTTTGTTTCTGGAGCTGCATTAAAAGGGAGTGAAATTGCCATCTTAGCATTTGAGGTTGCAAACACTATTGTCAAAGGTTATCAGCTTCTGCATTCTCTTTCCACAAAAAGTATTAGGCATCTAAATAAAGAGGTGCTTCTTTCAGAGGCCGTGCATGATTTAGTGTCAAAGGATACAGATGAGCTTCTTAGGATTGTTGCTGCAGACAAGAG GCAGGAGTTGAAGGTTTTTTCTGACGAAGTCATTCGTTTTGGAAATCGGTCAAAGGATCCTCAGTGGCACAACTTAGACCGTTACTTTGAGAA GATCAGCAAAGAGTCAAATGCTCAAAGACTTTCAAGAGACGAGGCAGAATCAATAATGAAACAATTGATGAATTCGGTCCAATTTACAGCT GAGTTGTACCACGAACTTCATGCATTGGTTAGATTTGAACAAGATATTGAGCATAAGGGCGAAGAGGAGGATCAAAGAG GTGATAACCTCGCATTCTTGAGAGCAGAAATTAAAAGTCAAAAGAAGCAAattaaacatttaaaaaaaaaatcactCTGGTGTAGAAGTTTGGAGGAG GTTATTGAAAAGCTTGTAGACATTGTCCATTTTTTACATTTGGAGATAAGCAATAACTTTGGGAGTGCAG ATGGCCAAAAGTCAATAATTGGAAACATTGGCAATCGTCAAAGATTGGGCCCTGCAGGCCTTGCTTTGCATTATGCAAATATAGTACTTCAAATTGATACCCTT GTAGCCAGGTATATTGCTATGCCTGCAAATACAAGGGACACATTGTATCAAAACTTGCCCCCTAATGTAAAATCAGCTCTGCGTTCCAAATTATCATCCATTCATGTTGTAGAAGAG CTGACTGCAGCGAATATTAAAGACGAGATGGAGAAAACATTACATTGGTTGGTCCCAATTGCCACAAACACATCCAA AGCACACCATGGTTTTGGCTGGGTGGGGGAGTGGGCTAACACAGG CTCTGAGGTGGATAAGAAAGTTTTCCAGGGTGGTGCAATGCGAATTGAGACATTCCACTATGCTGATAAAGACAAAGTAGAACATTATATTCTTGAACTTCTCTTATGGCTTCACCGCCTGGCCGTTAAAGTTAAGTCTGTCAGTGATGCTGGCAAAGCAAGGCCTGCCATGAAATCCTCTGTCGGGGCTACCATGGAAAAGACAAATAAGCATTCTACAAATGCCCTATTATTACCAATTTTAACAATGGATGAGCAAAACTTGCTGCAGGATGTAAGTAAGAAAACCAAAATGAAAGGAATCAGTAAGAGCTTGGACTTTGACAGTCTGAAGCCTACAATGAGTGAGAAATGCAGACTGACCAAGAGTAGTAGTCTTTCATCAAGTAAAAGCAAGGAGTTATCTTTTAATAGGGTTTTGTCAAAGCTTCCtgtgattgattttgatattgacaAAGAGCGAGTGTTGAACGTGATCGACAGACTAGATGTGGTCAGATAA
- the LOC127078959 gene encoding protein PSK SIMULATOR 1 isoform X2, giving the protein MGFLKKKKSPAGVNADEVYYDGIPRYVEVDRVFANSDSSLKPFTINNPADITAPPYFPEITETNPAGVTADEVLSDGIPRYADKLSAKQPTVVSEVSSRLGRARPGKVLGFLDSIGSSMTNLSASSKFVSRAAVNGTRISILAFEVANTIIKGYRLMQSLSTQNIRHLKEEVLLSEAVHDLVSKEKDELLRIVAADKWHELKVFSEEVSRFGNRSKDPQWRNLDCYFEKISKESSAQRLSRDEAESIMQELMTSAQFTVELYHKLNAMTRFEQDFWHKGEKEDQRGDNNLAFLEATIKSQRKQIKNIKKKSFWCRNMEEVIEKLKDIVHFLHLEIRNNFGSAVCSERCILHARVHVDQKPIIGHIGNRQRLGAAGLALHYANIVLQIDTLVARSLSMLANTRDSLYQNLPPNIKSALRSKLPSYHVIEELTVAEIKYEMKKTLHWLVPIATNTSKAHHCFGWLGEWENTVAA; this is encoded by the exons ATGGGATTCCTTAAGAAAAAGAAAAGTCCTGCCGGAGTCAATGCCGACGAAGTTTACTACGACGGAATCCCACGCTACGTCGAGGTTGACCGCGTCTTTGCCAACTCCGATAGCTCTCTTAAACCTTTTACTATCAACAACCCCGCTGATATCACTGCGCCGCCTTACTTTCCCGAAATCACGGAGACAAATCCGGCCGGAGTCACCGCTGATGAAGTTTTATCCGACGGAATCCCACGCTATGCCGACAAGCTTAGCGCAAAGCAACCTACCGTT GTATCGGAGGTGAGTTCACGTTTGGGAAGAGCTAGACCAGGGAAAGTATTGGGTTTTTTGGATAGTATTGGAAGCAGCATGACAAATTTAAGCGCTAGCAGTAAGTTTGTTTCGAGGGCTGCAGTTAATGGGACTAGAATTTCCATCTTAGCATTTGAGGTTGCAAACACTATTATCAAAGGTTATCGACTTATGCAATCTCTTTCCACACAAAATATAAGGCATCTAAAAGAAGAGGTGCTTCTTTCAGAGGCTGTCCATGATTTAGTGTCAAAGGAAAAAGATGAGCTTCTTAGGATTGTTGCCGCAGACAAGTG GCATGAGTTGAAAGTTTTTTCTGAAGAGGTGAGCCGTTTTGGAAATCGTTCAAAGGATCCTCAGTGGCGCAACTTAGACTGTTACTTTGAGAA GATTAGCAAAGAATCAAGTGCTCAAAGACTATCAAGAGACGAAGCAGAATCAATAATGCAAGAACTGATGACTTCGGCCCAATTTACAGTT GAGTTGTACCATAAACTTAACGCGATGACTAGATTTGAACAAGATTTTTGGCATAAGGGTGAAAAGGAGGATCAAAGAG GCGATAATAACCTTGCATTCTTGGAAGCAACAATTAAAAGTCAAAGGAAGCaaattaaaaatataaagaaaaaatcATTCTGGTGTAGAAATATGGAGGAG GTTATTGAGAAGCTTAAAGATATTGTCCATTTTTTACATTTAGAGATACGAAATAACTTTGGGAGTGCAG TTTGTAGTGAAAGATGTATTTTGCATGCACGGGTACATGTAGACCAAAAACCAATAATTGGACACATTGGCAATCGCCAAAGATTGGGCGCCGCTGGTCTTGCGTTGCATTATGCAAATATAGTGCTTCAAATTGATACCCTT GTAGCGAGGTCTCTTTCTATGCTAGCAAATACAAGGGATTCATTGTATCAAAACTTGCCCCCAAATATTAAATCAGCTTTGCGTTCCAAATTACCATCCTATCATGTCATAGAAGAG CTAACTGTAGCAGAAATCAAATATGAGATGAAGAAAACATTACATTGGTTGGTTCCAATTGCCACAAACACATCCAA AGCACATCATTGTTTTGGTTGGTTAGGGGAGTGGGAAAACACAGT GGCAGCGTAA
- the LOC127078958 gene encoding protein PSK SIMULATOR 1 isoform X2 → METASNSKIQLLVWFSQLMGGLCSRSAEVDRVFANSDADSDASHKPNTNNNNNPADFTTPPPVREIMERNPAGVTADDVFYDGIPRYAAKVSEVSSRLGRAGLGKAVEVLDNLGSSMANLNAGSGFVSGAALKGSEIAILAFEVANTIVKEAVHDLVSKDTDELLRIVAADKRQELKVFSDEVIRFGNRSKDPQWHNLDRYFEKISKESNAQRLSRDEAESIMKQLMNSVQFTAELYHELHALVRFEQDIEHKGEEEDQRGDNLAFLRAEIKSQKKQIKHLKKKSLWCRSLEEVIEKLVDIVHFLHLEISNNFGSADGQKSIIGNIGNRQRLGPAGLALHYANIVLQIDTLVARYIAMPANTRDTLYQNLPPNVKSALRSKLSSIHVVEELTAANIKDEMEKTLHWLVPIATNTSKAHHGFGWVGEWANTGSEVDKKVFQGGAMRIETFHYADKDKVEHYILELLLWLHRLAVKVKSVSDAGKARPAMKSSVGATMEKTNKHSTNALLLPILTMDEQNLLQDVSKKTKMKGISKSLDFDSLKPTMSEKCRLTKSSSLSSSKSKELSFNRVLSKLPVIDFDIDKERVLNVIDRLDVVR, encoded by the exons ATGGAAACTGCTTCGAATTCAAAGATTCAATTATTGGTTTGGTTTTCTCAACTCATGGGAGGTCTTTGTTCTAGGTCCGCCGAAGTTGACCGCGTCTTCGCCAACTCCGATGCCGATTCCGATGCCTCTCATAAACCTAAtactaacaacaacaacaaccccGCTGATTTCACAACTCCGCCTCCAGTACGTGAAATCATGGAGAGAAATCCCGCCGGTGTCACCGCTGATGACGTTTTCTACGACGGAATCCCACGCTACGCCGCTAAA GTCTCGGAGGTGAGTTCACGTTTGGGAAGAGCTGGATTGGGGAAGGCGGTGGAGGTTTTGGACAATCTTGGGAGCAGCATGGCAAATTTAAATGCTGGGAGTGGGTTTGTTTCTGGAGCTGCATTAAAAGGGAGTGAAATTGCCATCTTAGCATTTGAGGTTGCAAACACTATTGTCAAAG AGGCCGTGCATGATTTAGTGTCAAAGGATACAGATGAGCTTCTTAGGATTGTTGCTGCAGACAAGAG GCAGGAGTTGAAGGTTTTTTCTGACGAAGTCATTCGTTTTGGAAATCGGTCAAAGGATCCTCAGTGGCACAACTTAGACCGTTACTTTGAGAA GATCAGCAAAGAGTCAAATGCTCAAAGACTTTCAAGAGACGAGGCAGAATCAATAATGAAACAATTGATGAATTCGGTCCAATTTACAGCT GAGTTGTACCACGAACTTCATGCATTGGTTAGATTTGAACAAGATATTGAGCATAAGGGCGAAGAGGAGGATCAAAGAG GTGATAACCTCGCATTCTTGAGAGCAGAAATTAAAAGTCAAAAGAAGCAAattaaacatttaaaaaaaaaatcactCTGGTGTAGAAGTTTGGAGGAG GTTATTGAAAAGCTTGTAGACATTGTCCATTTTTTACATTTGGAGATAAGCAATAACTTTGGGAGTGCAG ATGGCCAAAAGTCAATAATTGGAAACATTGGCAATCGTCAAAGATTGGGCCCTGCAGGCCTTGCTTTGCATTATGCAAATATAGTACTTCAAATTGATACCCTT GTAGCCAGGTATATTGCTATGCCTGCAAATACAAGGGACACATTGTATCAAAACTTGCCCCCTAATGTAAAATCAGCTCTGCGTTCCAAATTATCATCCATTCATGTTGTAGAAGAG CTGACTGCAGCGAATATTAAAGACGAGATGGAGAAAACATTACATTGGTTGGTCCCAATTGCCACAAACACATCCAA AGCACACCATGGTTTTGGCTGGGTGGGGGAGTGGGCTAACACAGG CTCTGAGGTGGATAAGAAAGTTTTCCAGGGTGGTGCAATGCGAATTGAGACATTCCACTATGCTGATAAAGACAAAGTAGAACATTATATTCTTGAACTTCTCTTATGGCTTCACCGCCTGGCCGTTAAAGTTAAGTCTGTCAGTGATGCTGGCAAAGCAAGGCCTGCCATGAAATCCTCTGTCGGGGCTACCATGGAAAAGACAAATAAGCATTCTACAAATGCCCTATTATTACCAATTTTAACAATGGATGAGCAAAACTTGCTGCAGGATGTAAGTAAGAAAACCAAAATGAAAGGAATCAGTAAGAGCTTGGACTTTGACAGTCTGAAGCCTACAATGAGTGAGAAATGCAGACTGACCAAGAGTAGTAGTCTTTCATCAAGTAAAAGCAAGGAGTTATCTTTTAATAGGGTTTTGTCAAAGCTTCCtgtgattgattttgatattgacaAAGAGCGAGTGTTGAACGTGATCGACAGACTAGATGTGGTCAGATAA